The following proteins come from a genomic window of Musa acuminata AAA Group cultivar baxijiao chromosome BXJ1-7, Cavendish_Baxijiao_AAA, whole genome shotgun sequence:
- the LOC103973219 gene encoding DNA mismatch repair protein MSH3 isoform X1, producing the protein MGKPKQQTISRFFAPKPPQIPSSASPPSQSKPSPRISATVSFSPSAKRRLQTLTPSPPPKPKKSTPPSPQSPAAIPPSNPFLHRRFLSKLLDLSSPSFSSSSSAAAAKPLPQNPAYTPLEQQVLDLKTKYPDVLLMIEVGYKYRFFGEDAEIAARVLGIFAHVDRNFLTASIPTFRLHFHVRRLVAAGYKVGVVKQTETAAIKAHGSNRLGPFSRGLSALYTRSTIEAAEDMGGARDEGVSISGSNYLACVVEKELVPGSVHLEGRFAVRIGIIAVEVSTGDVVHGEFNDDSIRTGLEAVLISVSPAEILLGEPLSATTEKLLLAYAGPTSNVRVERASRDCYSDGGALAEVISLYEITDDNVLAAVNNTENGDRREEGYNHPTIEKIMAMPELPIQALALTIRYLRDFGLERIVGSTTSFRPISSNFEMTLSANALHQLEVLANNSDGSSEGSLFQVMNHTCTAYGSRLFKHWVTHPLCDRNSISARLDAVSEIAESMGSCKGSQVEMELGVENHSDAFRQSELSEVMSSVLTMLGKSPDVQRGISRIFHRTSTVAEFIGVIHAILTSGKQLQKLYVESDAGYGASQQKKVKSAVLRRLISTAASPTVMGHAVKLLSSLNKDAADQGDMLNLFISCTNQFPEIGRGRIAVQLAKEKLDLLIVQYRKQLGVRNLEFMGVSGKTHMIELPADLRVPSNWVKVSSTKRTIRYHPPEVLAALDELLVAREELAVACRTTWDNFLMSFGKYYPQFQAAVQALAALDCLHSLAILSRNENYVRPVFVHDDEPSQIHISSGRHPVLESILGDNFVPNDTELHADGEYCQIVTGPNMGGKSCYIRQVALIAIMAQVGSFVPASLVKMHVLDGIYTRMGASDSIQQGISTFFEELTEASQILHNCSSCSLVIVDELGRGTSTYDGVAIAYATLQYFLKQKKCIVLFVTHYPKILDIQKEFKSSVGAYHVSYLTSQKPLEITESESISSADKLCHKEVTFLYKLVTGASDKSFGLNVAKLAQLPASCIARAAVMAAKLESEVSEHLGSKEGRLIKVSSQNENLDHSSELSEFCKEQEDFADLAKACHKVLFYMMSALNEAEPVNMLCSLKNARDIASKSIDHTGDMLPLSFIPTKRRQ; encoded by the exons ATGGGGAAGCCAAAACAACAGACCATCTCCCGCTTCTTCGCCCCCAAACCCCCTCAGATCCCTTCGTCTGCATCTCCCCCGTCGCAGTCTAAACCCTCCCCAAGAATCTCCGCCACCGTCTCCTTCTCCCCCTCCGCCAAGCGTAGGCTTCAAACCCTAACCCCTTCGCCTCCCCCCAAACCCAAGAAATCGACACCCCCCTCCCCTCAATCTCCCGCCGCCATTCCTCCCTCCAACCCTTTCCTCCACCGCCGCTTCCTTTCCAAGCTCCTTGACCTCTCTTccccctctttctcctcctcctcctcggctgcCGCCGCCAAACCCCTTCCACAAAACCCTGCATACACGCCTCTTGAACAACAAGTTCTTGACCTCAAAACTAAGTACCCAGACGTTCTTCTCATGATCGAGGTCGGGTACAAGTACCGTTTCTTTGGCGAGGACGCAGAAATTGCCGCCCGGGTCCTCGGAATCTTCGCTCACGTCGACCGTAACTTCCTCACCGCCAGTATCCCCACGTTCCGGCTCCACTTCCATGTTCGGCGCCTCGTTGCCGCGGGTTACAAGGTCGGCGTCGTGAAGCAGACTGAGACCGCCGCCATCAAGGCGCACGGTTCCAACCGTCTCGGACCCTTTTCCCGGGGCCTTTCCGCATTGTACACGAGGTCGACCATTGAGGCCGCAGAGGACATGGGCGGTGCGAGGGATGAGGGGGTCAGCATCTCGGGGAGCAATTACCTTGCTTGTGTCGTAGAGAAGGAACTGGTTCCGGGGAGTGTGCATCTCGAGGGAAGGTTTGCTGTGAGGATCGGGATCATCGCCGTGGAGGTCTCCACGGGGGATGTTGTTCATGGGGAGTTCAACGATGATTCGATAAGGACAGGGCTCGAGGCGGTGTTGATTAGTGTATCTCCTGCTGAGATTCTTTTGGGGGAACCCCTTTCCGCAACAACAGAGAAG CTTCTACTGGCATATGCTGGACCTACATCCAATGTTCGGGTTGAGCGTGCCTCACGTGATTGTTATAGTGATGGGGGTGCACTTGCTGAAGTGATTTCTTTGTATGAGATCACAGATGACAACGTTCTGGCTGCTGTAAACAATACAGAAAATGGTGATAGAAGAGAGGAAGGATATAATCATCCTACAATTGAG AAAATTATGGCCATGCCTGAATTACCCATTCAAGCGTTGGCATTGACCATTCGTTATCTTAGAGATTTTGGGTTGGAACGGATAGTAGGCTCCACTACTTCATTTCGGCCTATTTCTAGCAACTTTGAGATGACTTTATCAGCAAATGCCCTTCATCAGCTTGAG GTTTTGGCAAACAACTCTGATGGTTCTTCAGAAGGGTCCCTATTTCAAGTTATGAATCATACGTGTACTGCATATGGATCAAGGCTTTTCAAACACTGG GTAACTCATCCTTTGTGTGATAGAAACTCAATATCAGCTCGGCTTGATGCGGTTTCTGAGATTGCTGAATCAATGGGCTCGTGCAAGGGGTCACAGGTGGAAATGGAGCTTGGAGTTGAGAATCACTCTGATGCATTTAGGCAGTCCGAGCTCAGTGAGGTTATGTCTTCAGTTTTAACTATGCTAGGGAAGTCACCTGATGTTCAACGAGGAATATCGAGAATTTTTCATCGAACTTCCACAGTAGCAGAG TTTATCGGGGTCATTCATGCTATACTTACCTCTGGGAAGCAATTACAGAAGCTTTATGTGGAGAGTGATGCAGGTTATGGAGCATCACAGCAAAAAAAAGTCAAATCTGCTGTACTTAGAAGGTTGATTTCGACTGCTGCTTCACCTACTGTAATGGGTCATGCTGTTAAACTTCTATCATCTCTAAACAAGGATGCAGCTGATCAGGGTGACATGttgaatttatttatttcatGCACCAATCAATTTCCTGAG attgGTAGAGGCCGTATAGCTGTTCAGTTGGCAAAGGAGAAGCTGGATTTACTTATTGTCCAATATCGGAAGCAGCTTGGAGTGCGCAACTTGGAATTTATGGGTGTCTCTGGGAAGACACATATGATTGAA CTGCCAGCAGATTTAAGGGTGCCTTCGAACTGGGTAAAAGTCAGTAGTACTAAGAGGACCATTCGATATCACCCACCTGAAGTGTTGGCAGCCTTAGATGAATTGTTGGTTGCCAGAGAAGAACTTGCTGTTGCATGTAGGACAACATGGGACAATTTCTTGATGAGTTTTGGGAAATACTATCCTCAGTTTCAAGCAGCTGTTCAAGCTCTAGCTGCTTTGGACTGCTTGCATTCACTTGCCATCCTCTCAAGAAATGAG AATTATGTTCGTCCTGTTTTTGTTCATGATGATGAACCTAGTCAGATCCATATCTCCTCAGGCCGTCATCCT GTTCTGGAGTCAATCCTTGGTGATAACTTTGTCCCAAATGATACCGAGTTGCATGCCGATGGTGAATACTGTCAAATTGTGACTGGACCAAATATGGGTGGGAAAAGTTGCTACATTCGCCAAGTCGCTCTCATAGCAATTATGGCTCAG GTTGGTTCCTTTGTACCAGCATCATTGGTAAAGATGCATGTGCTGGATGGAATTTACACTCGTATGGGTGCGTCAGACAGCATCCAGCAAGGAATAAGCACCTTCTTTGAGGAGTTGACTGAGGCTTCTCAAATACTACATAATTGCTCATCATGCTCTCTTGTCATCGTTGATGAACTTGGTCGAGGCACAAGTACATATGATGGTGTTGCAATTGCTTATGCTACATTACAGTATTTTCTTAAACAGAAGAAATGCATAGTTCTTTTTGTCACTCACTACCCAAAGATTCTGGATATCCAAAAAGAGTTTAAAAGTTCAGTTGGGGCATATCATGTTTCCTATCTGACATCGCAAAAACCTCTTGAAATTACTGAATCTGAATCAATATCTAGTGCTGATAAGCTTTGTCACAAAGAGGTTACTTTTCTTTATAAGCTTGTAACGGGTGCATCGGATAAGAGCTTCGGTCTTAATGTTGCCAAGCTTGCACAG CTACCAGCTTCGTGCATTGCACGGGCTGCTGTCATGGCTGCAAAGTTGGAATCAGAAGTGAGCGAGCATTTGGGAAGCAAAGAAGGGAGGTTAATTAAAGTGTCATCTCAGAATGAAAATTTAGATCATTCTTCTGAACTATCTGAGTTCTGCAAGGAACAAGAAGACTTTGCTGACTTGGCAAAAGCATGCCATAAAGTGTTGTTTTATATGATGTCTGCCTTGAATGAGGCTGAACCTGTGAACATGTTGTGTTCATTGAAGAATGCAAGAGACATTGCATCCAAGTCCATAGATCATACAGGGGACATGCTTCCACTATCTTTTATCCCCACAAAAAGGAGACAATGA
- the LOC103973219 gene encoding DNA mismatch repair protein MSH3 isoform X2, translating into MGKPKQQTISRFFAPKPPQIPSSASPPSQSKPSPRISATVSFSPSAKRRLQTLTPSPPPKPKKSTPPSPQSPAAIPPSNPFLHRRFLSKLLDLSSPSFSSSSSAAAAKPLPQNPAYTPLEQQVLDLKTKYPDVLLMIEVGYKYRFFGEDAEIAARVLGIFAHVDRNFLTASIPTFRLHFHVRRLVAAGYKVGVVKQTETAAIKAHGSNRLGPFSRGLSALYTRSTIEAAEDMGGARDEGVSISGSNYLACVVEKELVPGSVHLEGRFAVRIGIIAVEVSTGDVVHGEFNDDSIRTGLEAVLISVSPAEILLGEPLSATTEKLLLAYAGPTSNVRVERASRDCYSDGGALAEVISLYEITDDNVLAAVNNTENGDRREEGYNHPTIEKIMAMPELPIQALALTIRYLRDFGLERIVGSTTSFRPISSNFEMTLSANALHQLEVLANNSDGSSEGSLFQVMNHTCTAYGSRLFKHWVTHPLCDRNSISARLDAVSEIAESMGSCKGSQVEMELGVENHSDAFRQSELSEVMSSVLTMLGKSPDVQRGISRIFHRTSTVAEFIGVIHAILTSGKQLQKLYVESDAGYGASQQKKVKSAVLRRLISTAASPTVMGHAVKLLSSLNKDAADQGDMLNLFISCTNQFPEIGRGRIAVQLAKEKLDLLIVQYRKQLGVRNLEFMGVSGKTHMIELPADLRVPSNWVKVSSTKRTIRYHPPEVLAALDELLVAREELAVACRTTWDNFLMSFGKYYPQFQAAVQALAALDCLHSLAILSRNENYVRPVFVHDDEPSQIHISSGRHPVLESILGDNFVPNDTELHADGEYCQIVTGPNMGGKSCYIRQVALIAIMAQVGSFVPASLVKMHVLDGIYTRMGASDSIQQGISTFFEELTEASQILHNCSSCSLVIVDELGRGTSTYDGVAIAYATLQYFLKQKKCIVLFVTHYPKILDIQKEFKSSVGAYHVSYLTSQKPLEITESESISSADKLCHKEVTFLYKLVTGASDKSFGLNVAKLAQIMLVQELNRHHLSEI; encoded by the exons ATGGGGAAGCCAAAACAACAGACCATCTCCCGCTTCTTCGCCCCCAAACCCCCTCAGATCCCTTCGTCTGCATCTCCCCCGTCGCAGTCTAAACCCTCCCCAAGAATCTCCGCCACCGTCTCCTTCTCCCCCTCCGCCAAGCGTAGGCTTCAAACCCTAACCCCTTCGCCTCCCCCCAAACCCAAGAAATCGACACCCCCCTCCCCTCAATCTCCCGCCGCCATTCCTCCCTCCAACCCTTTCCTCCACCGCCGCTTCCTTTCCAAGCTCCTTGACCTCTCTTccccctctttctcctcctcctcctcggctgcCGCCGCCAAACCCCTTCCACAAAACCCTGCATACACGCCTCTTGAACAACAAGTTCTTGACCTCAAAACTAAGTACCCAGACGTTCTTCTCATGATCGAGGTCGGGTACAAGTACCGTTTCTTTGGCGAGGACGCAGAAATTGCCGCCCGGGTCCTCGGAATCTTCGCTCACGTCGACCGTAACTTCCTCACCGCCAGTATCCCCACGTTCCGGCTCCACTTCCATGTTCGGCGCCTCGTTGCCGCGGGTTACAAGGTCGGCGTCGTGAAGCAGACTGAGACCGCCGCCATCAAGGCGCACGGTTCCAACCGTCTCGGACCCTTTTCCCGGGGCCTTTCCGCATTGTACACGAGGTCGACCATTGAGGCCGCAGAGGACATGGGCGGTGCGAGGGATGAGGGGGTCAGCATCTCGGGGAGCAATTACCTTGCTTGTGTCGTAGAGAAGGAACTGGTTCCGGGGAGTGTGCATCTCGAGGGAAGGTTTGCTGTGAGGATCGGGATCATCGCCGTGGAGGTCTCCACGGGGGATGTTGTTCATGGGGAGTTCAACGATGATTCGATAAGGACAGGGCTCGAGGCGGTGTTGATTAGTGTATCTCCTGCTGAGATTCTTTTGGGGGAACCCCTTTCCGCAACAACAGAGAAG CTTCTACTGGCATATGCTGGACCTACATCCAATGTTCGGGTTGAGCGTGCCTCACGTGATTGTTATAGTGATGGGGGTGCACTTGCTGAAGTGATTTCTTTGTATGAGATCACAGATGACAACGTTCTGGCTGCTGTAAACAATACAGAAAATGGTGATAGAAGAGAGGAAGGATATAATCATCCTACAATTGAG AAAATTATGGCCATGCCTGAATTACCCATTCAAGCGTTGGCATTGACCATTCGTTATCTTAGAGATTTTGGGTTGGAACGGATAGTAGGCTCCACTACTTCATTTCGGCCTATTTCTAGCAACTTTGAGATGACTTTATCAGCAAATGCCCTTCATCAGCTTGAG GTTTTGGCAAACAACTCTGATGGTTCTTCAGAAGGGTCCCTATTTCAAGTTATGAATCATACGTGTACTGCATATGGATCAAGGCTTTTCAAACACTGG GTAACTCATCCTTTGTGTGATAGAAACTCAATATCAGCTCGGCTTGATGCGGTTTCTGAGATTGCTGAATCAATGGGCTCGTGCAAGGGGTCACAGGTGGAAATGGAGCTTGGAGTTGAGAATCACTCTGATGCATTTAGGCAGTCCGAGCTCAGTGAGGTTATGTCTTCAGTTTTAACTATGCTAGGGAAGTCACCTGATGTTCAACGAGGAATATCGAGAATTTTTCATCGAACTTCCACAGTAGCAGAG TTTATCGGGGTCATTCATGCTATACTTACCTCTGGGAAGCAATTACAGAAGCTTTATGTGGAGAGTGATGCAGGTTATGGAGCATCACAGCAAAAAAAAGTCAAATCTGCTGTACTTAGAAGGTTGATTTCGACTGCTGCTTCACCTACTGTAATGGGTCATGCTGTTAAACTTCTATCATCTCTAAACAAGGATGCAGCTGATCAGGGTGACATGttgaatttatttatttcatGCACCAATCAATTTCCTGAG attgGTAGAGGCCGTATAGCTGTTCAGTTGGCAAAGGAGAAGCTGGATTTACTTATTGTCCAATATCGGAAGCAGCTTGGAGTGCGCAACTTGGAATTTATGGGTGTCTCTGGGAAGACACATATGATTGAA CTGCCAGCAGATTTAAGGGTGCCTTCGAACTGGGTAAAAGTCAGTAGTACTAAGAGGACCATTCGATATCACCCACCTGAAGTGTTGGCAGCCTTAGATGAATTGTTGGTTGCCAGAGAAGAACTTGCTGTTGCATGTAGGACAACATGGGACAATTTCTTGATGAGTTTTGGGAAATACTATCCTCAGTTTCAAGCAGCTGTTCAAGCTCTAGCTGCTTTGGACTGCTTGCATTCACTTGCCATCCTCTCAAGAAATGAG AATTATGTTCGTCCTGTTTTTGTTCATGATGATGAACCTAGTCAGATCCATATCTCCTCAGGCCGTCATCCT GTTCTGGAGTCAATCCTTGGTGATAACTTTGTCCCAAATGATACCGAGTTGCATGCCGATGGTGAATACTGTCAAATTGTGACTGGACCAAATATGGGTGGGAAAAGTTGCTACATTCGCCAAGTCGCTCTCATAGCAATTATGGCTCAG GTTGGTTCCTTTGTACCAGCATCATTGGTAAAGATGCATGTGCTGGATGGAATTTACACTCGTATGGGTGCGTCAGACAGCATCCAGCAAGGAATAAGCACCTTCTTTGAGGAGTTGACTGAGGCTTCTCAAATACTACATAATTGCTCATCATGCTCTCTTGTCATCGTTGATGAACTTGGTCGAGGCACAAGTACATATGATGGTGTTGCAATTGCTTATGCTACATTACAGTATTTTCTTAAACAGAAGAAATGCATAGTTCTTTTTGTCACTCACTACCCAAAGATTCTGGATATCCAAAAAGAGTTTAAAAGTTCAGTTGGGGCATATCATGTTTCCTATCTGACATCGCAAAAACCTCTTGAAATTACTGAATCTGAATCAATATCTAGTGCTGATAAGCTTTGTCACAAAGAGGTTACTTTTCTTTATAAGCTTGTAACGGGTGCATCGGATAAGAGCTTCGGTCTTAATGTTGCCAAGCTTGCACAG ATCATGTTGGTCCAGGAACTAAATCGACACCATTTATCGGAAATTTGA